One Gordonia mangrovi genomic region harbors:
- a CDS encoding glutaredoxin domain-containing protein: MRATDHVDGVEVLWRPGCAFCARLRRGLRRHNISTTELNIWDDENAAARVRNVTGGDETVPTVFVGSVAMVNPSVRQVVAAIESEFPDRAREFLGDRDTTRRSWWSRLRWRS, encoded by the coding sequence ATGCGCGCCACTGATCATGTCGACGGCGTCGAGGTGTTGTGGCGCCCTGGTTGCGCCTTCTGTGCGCGACTGCGCAGAGGTCTGCGCCGGCACAACATCTCGACCACTGAACTCAACATCTGGGACGACGAGAACGCCGCCGCACGCGTCCGCAACGTCACCGGCGGCGACGAGACGGTGCCGACAGTGTTTGTCGGGTCGGTTGCCATGGTCAATCCGAGTGTGCGACAGGTTGTCGCCGCTATCGAATCGGAGTTTCCCGATCGCGCACGCGAGTTCCTCGGTGACCGAGACACGACGCGGCGGTCGTGGTGGTCACGTCTGCGATGGCGCAGCTAG
- a CDS encoding exodeoxyribonuclease III: protein MGSAGIDSFTVVSFNVNGIRAARRRGFDRWLTERSADIVAIQELRCPAGELGDFPGYSVAADVGSVAGRNGVAVLTRLPPVAVRTWVTHPPRARGLREFATHGRYLEVDLADRPVTVACLYLPKGGLPAERQRRGTMRDQPDGGAKYERKQRFLTSFARELNRNRVAALRAGREFLLAGDLNIAHTQHDVTNWRAARTMDGFLPEDRDWFDAILGRRRLIDVVRRVHGDHAGPLTWWSWAGQSFTKDVGWRVDHQLATPDLARRAIEVVVDKEPSPADRLSDHAPLVVTYRECAAGGSGP from the coding sequence GTGGGTTCCGCAGGCATCGATTCGTTCACGGTCGTTTCGTTCAACGTCAACGGGATCCGGGCGGCGCGTCGTCGTGGCTTCGATCGCTGGCTGACGGAGCGGTCCGCCGATATCGTCGCGATTCAGGAGTTGCGTTGTCCTGCGGGTGAGCTCGGTGACTTTCCGGGTTACTCGGTGGCGGCAGACGTCGGATCGGTGGCCGGTCGCAACGGTGTTGCCGTGCTCACACGACTGCCTCCCGTGGCTGTGCGCACGTGGGTGACGCACCCACCGCGAGCACGCGGGCTCCGCGAGTTTGCCACTCACGGCCGCTACCTCGAGGTCGACCTCGCCGACAGACCCGTGACCGTCGCCTGCCTCTACCTGCCCAAGGGCGGATTACCCGCGGAGCGTCAACGTCGGGGAACAATGCGAGATCAGCCGGACGGCGGCGCAAAGTACGAGCGCAAACAGCGATTCCTCACGTCCTTCGCCCGCGAACTCAATCGGAACCGTGTCGCGGCCCTACGCGCTGGGCGTGAATTCCTCCTCGCCGGCGACCTCAACATCGCCCACACACAGCACGACGTGACGAACTGGCGCGCCGCCCGCACCATGGACGGATTCCTCCCCGAAGACCGCGACTGGTTCGATGCGATCCTCGGTCGGCGACGGCTCATCGACGTCGTGAGGCGGGTGCACGGAGATCATGCCGGGCCGCTGACATGGTGGAGCTGGGCGGGACAGTCGTTCACCAAGGATGTGGGTTGGCGCGTGGACCACCAACTCGCGACACCCGATCTCGCGCGCCGCGCGATCGAGGTCGTGGTGGACAAGGAACCGTCGCCGGCCGACCGTCTGTCCGATCATGCCCCGCTGGTGGTGACCTACCGGGAATGCGCAGCGGGTGGGTCCGGGCCCTGA
- a CDS encoding protein adenylyltransferase SelO yields MSAGPDSPTRTSPAITGFERTFADELSPLTVAWKGADVPDPRLLVLNEELAETLGLDAAALRAEDGIALLSGAAAPAGADPVATAYSGHQFGNYAPLLGDGRALLLGELVDMNGHRVDVQLKGSGPTPFSRGGDGFAVVGPMLREYLVSEAMHALGIPTTRSLAVVATGRDVRRERLEPGAVLTRVAASHLRVGTFELAARNTELVQPLSDYAISRHYPDLAGLAPNGSRNRYLAFFEAVLERQAALVADWMLVGFVHGVMNTDNTTISGETIDYGPCAFLDAFDPAAVFSSIDHGGRYAFANQSDVLKWNLARLAETLLPLVGPTADEAIAVMTAALSTFDTRYQQHFLAGMARKIGLTDTFGEPELVDDLVTLMAAHRADWTGTFRALAAELRGDPTALADAIPREHTDPWLRRWHGTLDRLGRDPAQTAAAMDRVNPLYIPRNHQVDFALRAATDGDLTPYERLMDAVTHPYEPRSEWAHFGAPAPASFNDSFQTFCGT; encoded by the coding sequence GTGTCTGCAGGTCCCGACTCCCCCACCCGCACGAGCCCCGCGATCACCGGCTTCGAGCGCACGTTCGCCGATGAACTGTCGCCGCTGACCGTGGCGTGGAAGGGCGCCGACGTGCCCGATCCGCGGCTGCTGGTGCTGAACGAGGAATTGGCCGAGACCTTGGGGTTGGACGCGGCAGCGCTGCGTGCAGAAGACGGCATCGCACTCCTGTCGGGTGCGGCGGCTCCAGCGGGCGCCGATCCGGTGGCCACTGCTTACTCGGGCCACCAGTTCGGCAACTACGCGCCGCTGCTCGGTGACGGTCGTGCGTTGCTTCTCGGTGAACTTGTCGACATGAACGGTCATCGAGTCGACGTGCAGCTCAAGGGTTCTGGTCCGACACCGTTCTCGCGTGGCGGTGATGGTTTCGCAGTGGTCGGTCCGATGCTTCGCGAGTACCTGGTGAGCGAGGCGATGCATGCGTTGGGTATCCCCACGACCCGTTCGCTCGCGGTCGTCGCGACCGGACGAGACGTCCGCCGCGAGCGCCTCGAACCCGGCGCCGTCCTCACCCGAGTGGCTGCCAGCCACCTTCGCGTGGGAACCTTCGAGCTCGCGGCCCGCAACACCGAGCTGGTCCAGCCATTGTCCGACTACGCGATCAGTCGCCACTACCCGGATCTCGCCGGGCTCGCACCCAACGGAAGTCGCAACCGATACCTCGCGTTCTTCGAGGCGGTGCTCGAGCGGCAGGCGGCACTCGTCGCCGACTGGATGCTGGTCGGGTTCGTCCATGGCGTCATGAACACCGACAACACCACCATCTCCGGTGAAACCATCGACTATGGTCCGTGCGCCTTCCTCGACGCGTTCGACCCGGCCGCGGTCTTCAGCTCCATCGATCATGGTGGGCGCTACGCCTTCGCCAATCAGTCCGACGTGCTGAAGTGGAACCTGGCGCGTCTCGCCGAAACGCTACTCCCGCTGGTCGGTCCGACGGCGGACGAGGCGATCGCCGTGATGACCGCGGCACTGTCCACTTTCGACACCCGGTACCAGCAGCACTTCCTCGCCGGGATGGCGAGGAAGATCGGGCTGACCGACACCTTCGGCGAGCCAGAACTCGTCGACGACCTGGTGACCCTGATGGCCGCTCACCGTGCCGACTGGACGGGAACCTTCCGGGCACTCGCGGCCGAGCTCCGCGGCGACCCGACAGCGCTGGCCGACGCCATCCCCCGAGAGCACACCGACCCCTGGCTGCGCCGCTGGCATGGAACTCTCGATCGCCTCGGGCGCGATCCAGCTCAAACAGCCGCGGCGATGGATCGCGTCAATCCGCTCTACATCCCGCGTAACCACCAAGTGGATTTCGCCTTGCGTGCCGCCACCGACGGCGACCTGACGCCGTACGAGCGCTTGATGGACGCTGTCACGCATCCGTACGAGCCGCGCAGCGAGTGGGCGCACTTCGGTGCGCCCGCCCCGGCGTCCTTCAATGACAGTTTCCAGACCTTCTGCGGGACCTGA
- a CDS encoding helix-turn-helix domain-containing protein, producing MDAAEFSSRRQRAGMTQSQLAIACGIAQPHISAYESGGRTITPDVANRVEAATRQRPTVLLRRYRNEIRDLVSAHRGSNVRVFGSAARGIDTLDSDLDLLVTFLPDTHLGEVGVLMSELSDLLGIDVDVVSEGALVDDRFSRRVLSDAVPL from the coding sequence ATGGATGCCGCCGAATTCAGTAGCCGACGGCAGCGCGCCGGCATGACACAGTCGCAATTGGCTATTGCATGCGGGATCGCGCAACCCCACATATCCGCGTACGAGAGCGGCGGGCGGACGATAACCCCAGATGTAGCCAATCGCGTCGAGGCGGCCACCAGGCAGCGTCCAACGGTTCTGCTCCGCCGGTATCGCAACGAGATCCGTGACCTGGTCAGCGCCCACCGAGGCTCGAATGTCCGGGTGTTCGGTAGCGCCGCAAGGGGTATCGACACGCTTGACAGTGACCTCGATCTACTCGTCACGTTCCTTCCGGACACGCACCTTGGCGAAGTGGGCGTCTTGATGTCCGAACTCAGCGACCTGCTCGGCATTGACGTCGATGTGGTCAGCGAAGGCGCGCTCGTTGATGATCGCTTTTCCCGGCGTGTGCTCAGCGACGCGGTACCTCTGTGA
- a CDS encoding HepT-like ribonuclease domain-containing protein, translated as MTSYGVGDALRERYGDRVVDRLHDLIDYCGEARQLVDDGRSVLLTQWRQQRAAEAVVGRIGEAASHLPVEFRNAYAGQPWDLIIGIRIVVDHRYRSLDYNQVWTALEAADALRRYIEDDVFGSGA; from the coding sequence GTGACGTCCTACGGCGTCGGTGATGCACTCCGCGAGCGATATGGGGACCGTGTTGTCGACCGACTCCACGACCTCATCGACTACTGCGGCGAAGCCCGGCAGTTGGTCGACGACGGAAGATCCGTTCTGCTGACACAGTGGCGCCAGCAGCGCGCTGCCGAAGCTGTCGTCGGGCGGATCGGCGAGGCCGCTAGCCACCTTCCCGTGGAGTTCCGCAACGCTTACGCCGGGCAGCCTTGGGATCTGATCATCGGAATACGCATAGTCGTCGACCATCGGTACCGTAGCCTGGACTACAACCAGGTCTGGACAGCGTTAGAAGCGGCGGACGCTCTACGCCGATACATCGAAGACGACGTTTTCGGCAGCGGAGCGTAG
- a CDS encoding urea carboxylase-associated family protein: MGNYPAAYQATENGALSVDRAFYDRLADATDGRELIEQFTVPIRSGRAWVVPAGHVCRLLTPEGPQVGDFNVWNLHDPRERMWAARTRQLQRAHVSTYDRIWSNLPFLRPLLTVVADSLADYGVDGDGGRVHDLLGTRCDPYVNRMLTGEDFDFHCHSNLTRAVLPYGLTEFDVHDVLNVFQCTGLNDEDRYFMKACPAQAGDYFEFFAETDLLCAMSTCPGGDLSVHMWGPDAGDPLEVCRPLAVEVHRVPGTLLDGWHEPPRAAYRNVHGMRMPNWGDDARGTRWQE, translated from the coding sequence ATGGGCAACTATCCCGCGGCCTACCAGGCGACCGAGAACGGCGCGCTGAGTGTCGACCGCGCCTTCTACGATCGGCTCGCCGACGCCACTGACGGTCGAGAACTGATCGAGCAGTTCACGGTTCCGATCCGGTCCGGTCGGGCCTGGGTCGTTCCGGCTGGGCACGTCTGTCGGCTGCTCACCCCGGAAGGCCCACAGGTCGGTGACTTCAACGTGTGGAACCTGCACGATCCGCGAGAACGGATGTGGGCGGCTCGCACCCGACAACTCCAACGCGCCCACGTCAGCACCTACGACCGGATCTGGTCGAACCTGCCGTTCCTGCGTCCCCTGCTGACCGTGGTCGCCGACTCGCTGGCCGACTACGGCGTCGACGGCGACGGTGGACGCGTCCACGATCTGCTCGGCACCCGGTGCGACCCGTATGTCAATCGGATGCTCACCGGGGAGGACTTCGACTTCCACTGCCACTCGAACCTTACTCGCGCCGTCCTCCCCTACGGCCTGACCGAGTTCGACGTGCACGACGTGCTCAACGTGTTCCAGTGCACCGGCCTCAACGACGAGGACCGCTACTTCATGAAAGCGTGCCCCGCCCAGGCGGGCGACTACTTCGAGTTCTTCGCCGAGACCGACCTGCTGTGTGCGATGTCGACGTGTCCGGGCGGGGATCTGTCGGTGCACATGTGGGGACCCGACGCCGGGGATCCTCTCGAGGTGTGTCGGCCGCTGGCGGTCGAGGTCCACCGGGTGCCCGGCACCCTGCTCGATGGTTGGCACGAACCCCCACGGGCGGCCTATCGCAATGTGCACGGTATGCGCATGCCGAATTGGGGTGACGACGCCCGAGGAACTCGGTGGCAGGAGTGA
- a CDS encoding flotillin family protein translates to MSESLWTVVIAVGLLVIIVLGLMSRYRVPGAEEAFIVTGTGKGHQGKVYRGTGTFVLPVVQKSTRVRLTSIKADLDTKTPANDGIELTVRGVAVVKVGDAPEAILKAGPRFGDDLARVNALVTEQLSGELRSIVGTMTAKSILVDRQALVDQVARSVQETLQNQGLVLDSFSINDIQDTDGQYFNDLAARERSDQAAIAARSRAEAHRVAEESRIANEQAVIEQQRELDIERETAREATDRARAEADAVRPLVEAERRRIQVEKDNEVAEQQARLRETQLDAEVRRPAEAELFAAQQRAAAKKAEITAEAEAKATSIRITGEAEAEALEKRADALGRLDRVGQLELVLDKLPAIVAAATEPLADANVTLVGESLHPLAKGAGTGLTSTLEIIKSTTGIDVAGMLTATAGHTEDDDPDGAVTQPT, encoded by the coding sequence ATGTCTGAGTCGCTGTGGACGGTCGTCATCGCCGTCGGACTGTTGGTGATCATCGTACTGGGACTGATGTCGCGGTACCGGGTTCCGGGTGCCGAGGAGGCCTTCATCGTCACCGGCACCGGTAAGGGCCACCAGGGCAAGGTTTATCGGGGCACGGGCACCTTCGTACTCCCGGTGGTGCAGAAGTCGACGCGGGTGCGGTTGACATCGATCAAGGCCGACCTGGACACCAAGACGCCGGCCAACGACGGCATCGAACTCACCGTCCGCGGTGTCGCGGTGGTCAAGGTGGGTGATGCCCCGGAGGCGATCCTCAAGGCCGGCCCGCGTTTCGGCGATGACCTCGCTCGGGTGAACGCCCTGGTCACCGAACAACTCTCCGGTGAGTTGCGTTCCATCGTGGGCACCATGACCGCCAAGAGCATATTGGTCGACCGCCAGGCCCTCGTCGATCAGGTGGCACGGTCGGTGCAGGAGACGCTGCAGAATCAGGGGCTGGTGCTCGACAGTTTCTCCATCAACGACATCCAGGACACCGACGGGCAGTACTTCAACGATCTCGCGGCCCGCGAACGTTCGGATCAGGCCGCCATCGCCGCCCGGTCCCGCGCCGAGGCCCACCGGGTCGCCGAGGAGAGTCGAATCGCCAACGAGCAGGCGGTGATCGAGCAGCAACGTGAACTCGACATCGAACGGGAGACCGCCCGCGAGGCGACCGACCGGGCGCGCGCCGAAGCCGACGCTGTGCGACCGCTCGTCGAGGCGGAGCGTCGCCGGATCCAGGTCGAGAAGGACAACGAGGTCGCCGAGCAGCAGGCCCGGCTGCGTGAGACCCAGCTCGACGCCGAGGTCCGCCGGCCGGCCGAAGCCGAGCTGTTCGCCGCCCAGCAGCGCGCGGCGGCCAAGAAGGCCGAGATCACCGCGGAGGCCGAAGCCAAGGCCACCAGTATCCGCATCACCGGCGAAGCCGAGGCCGAAGCTCTCGAGAAGCGGGCCGACGCCCTCGGCAGGCTCGACCGGGTCGGACAGCTCGAACTCGTCCTCGACAAGCTGCCGGCGATCGTCGCCGCGGCCACCGAACCGCTCGCCGATGCCAACGTCACCCTCGTCGGTGAGTCGCTGCATCCATTGGCGAAGGGCGCCGGCACCGGTCTGACCAGCACGCTGGAGATCATCAAGAGCACGACCGGCATCGACGTGGCCGGGATGCTCACCGCGACCGCCGGACACACCGAAGACGACGACCCCGACGGTGCGGTGACGCAGCCGACCTGA
- a CDS encoding type II toxin-antitoxin system VapC family toxin — protein MLDTSTVILLGRLADPGELPQESVISAITLAELSVGPHVARTHRERSARQQHVQQAEADFEVLAFTAESARAFGGVAAALRSSGRKPSARAYDALIAACAIANGIPLYTCNPSDFLGIPQLELRSVTHPDAGA, from the coding sequence ATGCTTGACACCTCCACGGTGATTTTGCTCGGCAGACTGGCGGATCCCGGCGAGCTGCCCCAGGAGTCGGTGATAAGTGCGATTACCCTTGCGGAGCTTTCGGTTGGCCCGCACGTCGCGCGAACCCACCGCGAGCGAAGTGCTCGGCAACAGCACGTACAGCAGGCGGAAGCGGATTTCGAGGTGCTGGCATTCACTGCCGAGAGCGCGCGAGCTTTCGGCGGCGTCGCGGCGGCACTACGCTCATCGGGGCGAAAGCCCAGTGCGCGGGCATATGACGCATTAATCGCGGCCTGCGCCATCGCGAACGGCATTCCGCTGTACACCTGCAACCCAAGTGATTTTCTTGGCATACCCCAACTAGAGCTACGTTCGGTGACGCATCCAGATGCTGGAGCCTGA
- a CDS encoding type II toxin-antitoxin system Phd/YefM family antitoxin, with protein MTDLVSVRDLRNNGGEVLRRVARGERVVVTRDGEPVAELRSLPRKSVNAAELIRRRAHLPQIDPDALRSDIDSVLDSSL; from the coding sequence ATGACCGACCTGGTGAGTGTCAGAGACCTTCGTAACAACGGTGGCGAGGTGCTGCGCAGGGTCGCGCGTGGCGAGCGTGTCGTCGTCACGCGCGACGGCGAGCCAGTGGCCGAACTCAGGTCTCTGCCCAGAAAGAGTGTGAACGCGGCCGAGCTGATTCGGCGGCGCGCCCATCTTCCGCAGATCGACCCGGACGCCCTGCGGTCTGACATCGATAGCGTGTTGGATTCGTCCCTGTGA
- a CDS encoding type II toxin-antitoxin system PemK/MazF family toxin, with protein MIRGEIWTVAGGVYASKPRPAVIVQDDLFDSTLSVVVAPMTSQLIEAPLLRIRIPGDRDTISGLDRDSDVMIDKLTAVRRSNVLTRVGRLTSEQLVEVERSLMAFLGLAR; from the coding sequence GTGATTCGCGGCGAGATCTGGACCGTGGCGGGTGGCGTGTATGCATCCAAGCCGCGGCCTGCTGTCATCGTCCAGGACGACCTCTTCGATTCAACGCTGTCGGTGGTGGTTGCGCCGATGACGAGCCAGCTCATCGAGGCGCCATTGTTGCGGATTCGTATCCCAGGAGACCGGGATACGATCTCGGGCCTCGATCGGGACAGCGACGTGATGATTGACAAGCTGACCGCGGTCCGGCGGTCGAATGTACTGACGCGTGTTGGCCGTCTGACATCCGAGCAGCTCGTGGAAGTCGAACGCTCGTTGATGGCGTTCCTGGGACTCGCCCGATGA
- a CDS encoding antitoxin MazE-like protein yields the protein MAVRDRVGEYRRRMRERGLRPLQVWVPDVRTPEFAAQAHAQSVLVAQADEGEQGFVEAVAAPWDDEA from the coding sequence ATGGCAGTGAGGGACAGGGTGGGTGAGTATCGCCGCCGGATGCGGGAGCGCGGTTTGCGACCGTTGCAGGTCTGGGTTCCCGATGTACGTACTCCGGAGTTTGCTGCGCAAGCCCACGCGCAGTCGGTTCTCGTCGCGCAAGCCGATGAGGGCGAGCAGGGTTTCGTCGAGGCTGTTGCGGCACCCTGGGACGACGAGGCGTGA
- a CDS encoding antitoxin MazE family protein, protein MRERGLRPLQVWVPDVRTPEFAAQAHAQSVLVAQADEGEQGFVEAVAAPWDDEA, encoded by the coding sequence ATGCGGGAGCGCGGATTGCGACCGTTGCAGGTCTGGGTTCCCGATGTACGTACTCCGGAGTTTGCTGCGCAAGCCCACGCGCAGTCGGTTCTCGTCGCGCAAGCCGATGAGGGCGAGCAGGGTTTCGTCGAGGCTGTTGCGGCACCCTGGGACGACGAGGCGTGA
- a CDS encoding type II toxin-antitoxin system VapC family toxin: MIALDASVLIAHLNPADPHHRAATEVLLAGTPGEMFVHTITMAEVLVGGVRVGQGASMREDITAAGIAIAAHDDLEPLRLAELRASTGLKLPDCCVLDVAIRHQASLATFDNALAAEAAKRGVSAVRG, from the coding sequence GTGATTGCATTGGATGCCAGTGTGCTGATCGCTCATTTGAATCCTGCCGATCCGCATCATCGAGCTGCCACCGAAGTCTTATTGGCCGGCACGCCCGGGGAGATGTTCGTGCACACGATCACAATGGCGGAGGTTCTGGTTGGCGGCGTCCGGGTGGGACAAGGCGCCTCGATGCGCGAAGACATCACTGCCGCTGGCATCGCGATCGCAGCCCACGATGACCTAGAGCCGCTACGCCTTGCCGAACTACGCGCCAGCACTGGGCTGAAGTTGCCCGACTGTTGCGTCCTCGATGTCGCGATACGACACCAAGCAAGCCTTGCAACCTTCGACAATGCCCTGGCCGCGGAGGCCGCGAAGCGCGGCGTGTCTGCGGTCCGAGGTTGA
- a CDS encoding nucleotidyltransferase domain-containing protein, whose amino-acid sequence MQLNKPFATVTPTLDGDVLAVLASADATFTISQVHRILTTASAEGIRKVLNRLAIQGVVLHDQVGRTNTYRLNTEHLAAEPIMALARLNSAFLNRLEEHLREWGKTLRYAAVFGSAATGHMRRDSDIDLILVRAGDWGREGDDVWGHRVTEVARLITAWTGNDGRIVEYAADEFRAAAAAGEPLLRDVAKQGLTVAGTRSWFNAQLRPASGRF is encoded by the coding sequence GTGCAATTGAACAAACCATTTGCCACGGTAACGCCGACCCTGGACGGAGACGTACTCGCGGTGTTGGCGTCCGCAGACGCTACGTTCACGATCAGCCAGGTCCATCGTATTCTCACCACGGCGTCGGCTGAGGGCATCCGCAAGGTCCTCAACCGACTCGCCATTCAGGGCGTGGTGTTGCACGACCAGGTGGGTAGGACGAATACCTATCGACTCAACACTGAACACCTCGCCGCTGAGCCGATCATGGCGTTGGCACGTCTGAACTCCGCGTTTCTGAACCGTCTCGAAGAGCACCTCCGAGAGTGGGGTAAGACGCTGCGGTACGCTGCGGTTTTCGGGTCGGCGGCGACGGGGCATATGCGGCGAGACAGCGACATTGACCTGATCCTGGTGCGCGCCGGGGACTGGGGCCGCGAAGGTGACGACGTGTGGGGGCATCGGGTGACAGAGGTTGCCCGGCTCATCACAGCGTGGACCGGCAACGACGGCCGCATAGTCGAGTACGCTGCGGACGAATTCCGCGCCGCGGCTGCCGCGGGTGAACCTCTGCTTCGTGACGTAGCGAAGCAAGGCCTCACCGTTGCGGGTACGCGGTCCTGGTTCAACGCGCAGCTGCGCCCCGCGTCGGGGAGGTTCTGA
- a CDS encoding PIN domain-containing protein, which yields MAISAITLAVLSAGVHLVTGDDPQASDERARRADVLQRVENEFDPLPFGADAARAFGRISAAVQARGRTPRRRVADLMIASVSSAARLPLYTTNPNDFEGLDDIVRVIPVSRP from the coding sequence ATGGCAATTAGTGCGATCACCTTGGCTGTGCTCTCCGCTGGCGTACACCTGGTAACTGGCGACGACCCACAGGCCTCCGACGAACGCGCACGCCGCGCCGATGTTCTCCAGCGCGTCGAGAACGAGTTCGACCCCTTACCGTTCGGCGCCGATGCTGCTCGCGCATTCGGCCGCATCAGCGCCGCGGTCCAAGCTCGCGGAAGAACGCCGCGGAGACGAGTAGCGGACCTCATGATCGCATCTGTTTCGTCCGCAGCCAGGCTCCCCCTCTACACCACCAACCCCAACGACTTCGAAGGCTTGGACGACATCGTTCGCGTCATACCCGTGAGTCGCCCCTGA
- a CDS encoding type II toxin-antitoxin system PemK/MazF family toxin produces MRGEVYRLRAPKDVRGHEQVGPRYAVVAQSDQLPLSTWLVAPTSTSARAATFRPEVEVAGRTTRVLAEQVAAVDPGRLGGSVGYLTHEELRRVDAALRVVLEL; encoded by the coding sequence GTGCGAGGTGAGGTGTACCGACTTCGCGCTCCCAAGGATGTCCGCGGCCATGAACAGGTAGGCCCCCGCTACGCGGTGGTGGCGCAATCCGACCAGTTGCCGCTTTCGACCTGGCTGGTCGCGCCGACATCGACGTCGGCGCGTGCCGCGACATTCAGGCCTGAAGTAGAGGTCGCAGGTCGGACAACGAGGGTCCTGGCTGAGCAGGTTGCGGCGGTTGATCCTGGGCGACTCGGAGGCAGCGTGGGCTACCTGACTCATGAAGAGTTGCGGCGCGTCGACGCTGCACTCCGGGTGGTTCTCGAGTTGTAG
- a CDS encoding TIGR00266 family protein, translating to MDVDISAGPAFAMGTITVPPGGSVRVEAGAMAMTRGDIQIETSTRGGFFKGLRRSLGGESFFVNDFHSGSGGQVGVAATLPGDMTSLMLDGRTALLVQSGSWIASDPSIDVDSKWGGHKSFFSGEGLILLRCTGAGGLLLSSYGAIVATELAAGEALTLDTGHVVAFDESVQYKVRKAGSWKSTLLGGEGLVTDFVGPGRVWLQTRSSNDLIDWIKEVNPQRSSS from the coding sequence ATGGATGTTGACATCAGTGCCGGACCCGCCTTCGCCATGGGCACGATCACCGTTCCGCCGGGTGGATCGGTTCGGGTCGAGGCCGGCGCGATGGCGATGACCCGTGGTGACATTCAGATCGAGACCTCCACCCGCGGTGGCTTTTTCAAGGGTCTGCGGCGCAGCCTCGGCGGGGAGAGCTTCTTTGTCAACGACTTTCACTCCGGGTCCGGAGGGCAAGTGGGTGTCGCCGCGACCCTGCCCGGCGACATGACCTCGCTCATGCTCGACGGAAGGACGGCGCTGCTGGTGCAATCCGGGTCCTGGATAGCGTCGGATCCCAGTATCGACGTCGATTCGAAATGGGGCGGACACAAGTCGTTCTTCAGCGGTGAAGGGCTCATCCTGCTCCGCTGCACCGGTGCGGGCGGGCTGCTGTTGTCGTCCTACGGCGCGATCGTCGCCACCGAGCTCGCCGCCGGCGAGGCGCTGACTCTCGACACCGGCCACGTGGTGGCCTTCGACGAGTCGGTGCAGTACAAGGTCCGCAAGGCCGGAAGCTGGAAATCGACACTGCTCGGTGGCGAGGGACTGGTCACCGACTTCGTGGGCCCCGGACGCGTCTGGTTGCAGACGCGGTCGAGCAACGACCTGATCGATTGGATCAAGGAGGTCAACCCCCAGCGGTCCAGCTCCTAG
- a CDS encoding LGFP repeat-containing protein has protein sequence MRQIASRRTTFVAGLSAVTLIAAACGSDESTDDATSQAPSVAASSSVASSSMAVPSEETTTEEVVETTAEAAGADVTIMGERDVEVTLTGPLAVKYASATDAQKDALGKPLTGDHNAGTRESGVVFQQFQGGVIIAKNDDPGTPAYVVTSGGIRDAWNTERAPDGTPSLTGKNGSPGPLGVPTSDLTTDGDMEVVIFEYGKVTENTTTGEVTVTVNGKVVPLGLN, from the coding sequence ATGAGGCAGATCGCTTCCCGTCGCACCACATTCGTTGCCGGACTGTCCGCGGTCACGTTGATCGCGGCGGCATGCGGCAGCGACGAGTCGACAGACGACGCCACATCGCAGGCCCCGTCGGTCGCGGCATCGTCGTCAGTGGCATCGTCGTCGATGGCAGTGCCCAGCGAGGAGACCACAACAGAAGAGGTTGTCGAGACGACAGCCGAGGCCGCTGGAGCCGACGTGACGATCATGGGGGAGCGCGACGTCGAGGTGACGCTGACCGGTCCGCTGGCCGTCAAGTACGCGTCGGCGACCGACGCTCAGAAAGACGCCCTCGGCAAGCCGCTGACCGGCGATCACAACGCCGGAACCCGCGAGAGCGGCGTGGTGTTCCAGCAGTTCCAGGGTGGCGTGATCATCGCGAAGAACGACGATCCCGGGACGCCGGCGTATGTGGTCACGTCGGGTGGGATCCGGGATGCCTGGAACACCGAGCGTGCCCCAGACGGCACCCCGTCGCTCACCGGCAAGAACGGCTCGCCCGGGCCGCTGGGAGTGCCCACCAGTGACCTGACCACCGACGGTGACATGGAGGTGGTGATCTTCGAGTACGGCAAGGTCACCGAGAACACCACGACCGGCGAGGTCACCGTGACCGTCAACGGCAAGGTCGTGCCATTGGGTCTGAATTAG